From the genome of Pseudomonadota bacterium:
ATTCTTTGTCCCGTCACCCGTATGAGCGTCAAAATCCAGGATAAAGGCCGATTTGATCAAGCCCTGTTCGCGTAACCGCAGCAGTGCAATGGCCATATTGCAGAAAACGCAGTACCCCCAGTTTGTATCTCTGGATGCATGGTGTCCCGGTGGGCGTATACATGCAAAAGAAGGCTCCCCGTCAATACAGGATTCTGATGCCATAATAGCCCCGCCTGCAGACAGCAGCGCCATCTCGTAACGCTTTTCGTTGTTCTTTTCCTTCTCTATCA
Proteins encoded in this window:
- a CDS encoding histone deacetylase family protein, giving the protein MKIIFHKMFYNSDYADDGASVPGRMESIMDKLTANGKYVFIEPQPASIEDILRCHSAEMIEKEKNNEKRYEMALLSAGGAIMASESCIDGEPSFACIRPPGHHASRDTNWGYCVFCNMAIALLRLREQGLIKSAFILDFDAHTGDGTKN